GTCCCGAAAACCCTCTTTCAACGTGCAGGTATAGTCCAACGAGCGCAAACGTCAGCCTGATCGGCTTGGTTTGCTCATCCGCGTGCTGTGCAGCCCACGCATCGACGACATGTTGATGAATAAACTCGAGACCTCCGTGACCGAGTGTGTAGCATTGCAGTTGCTCATAGGATTGCTGCTCGGAAATCTCATCACGCTTTGGGGTTGCTTCGTCTACCTTTTCCACTTGGACTCACCAGAATGTCAAGCACCCTTGGGACGCTCGTGATACTAATGCTCCCGCCGCCATCCGCCCAACGTCCACGCCCACCGGCGCGCGCCCACGAATACATGCATGGCACGGCGCTGGCGCGCGCGTCCGCGTGGGGCGTGGGGTTAGGCGTCCTTCTCCGCAATGGCCTTCGCCTCGCGTTTCATTTCTGAAACAACATCGTCAACGGACGGCGCGCGGACCGCAATTACCATGGCAATGATCGTCCACACGAGGGATGCAACACCAGATAACACGAAGATTGCCTCCCACGTTGTTGCCTTTAGCCCAAATGCGTCGCGAAAAGTTGCTGTAGCAAATGCTGTGACAATTGCGACAAGAAGTCCCAAGGGGGCAATCCAACCGCGCTTCTGTTCCAGCTTGCGCAGATGGGTCATCAGGACCAGGCGTACCCTGTCTTCGGTGATCACGATCGCGTCTTGCCCCAGATTCATATGAACCTTCGTGTCACGTGCGATTTGGTCAGCGATCGACTTGGTGTCGATAGATACGGGCGCAGCGGCGGGGTTCTCAGCCATTGGCACCCCCTGCCTTCGAGGGCTCGGACTCCGGTAGCAGTCCGAGCGCACCAAGTGCATGCTGCGACATAAATCCGCACTGGTTACAAACCACAACCACGGAGGGCACACTTGGGCCGCCAATGACCAGACCCCCGAGTTCAGTCTGGATCGGCTGGTTGAAGTAGCCGCCCAGCAGAGAGAAGCTTTGATTGCCACAGCGCGGACAAGGCAAACGTGCTTTTCGCTTTTCGAGAGCCTCGATGATCTTTTTCTTTTGGCTCTCGCTAATTTCTGCCATGGCTAACCTCGGATCGTAACCTCGGGTTCTTGACGCCTAACCAATGAGTATACTGACCAGCGATATTGGGTTACCGGGAATCACTGCGATGAAATTTACTCCTTCAATCAACATTTTGTCAACGAACCCTTTTCGAGGTATATCCAATATCGCTGGTCTGTATAGCACAAATATACCTGCATGGACCGGCCGGATCACAACCCATCGGCTGGACTCCGAACGCCCTTGCCACCCCGGTTCAAGACGTGCGTGTAAATCATTGTCGTGCTCACATCGTTGTGTCCCAATAATTCTTGGACCGTTCTGATATCGTACCCGTTTTCCAATAAATGCGTGGCAAAGGAATGGCGTAAGGTGTGACAGCCCGCTGGCTTGAAAACACCCGCTTTTAGCCGCGCTTCTTTGAACGCGCGTTGCAAAACCGACTCATGCAAATGATGCCGGCGTTTTTCCCCAGTCACAGAATCGGTGTAATGACTGGTCGCCGGAAATACCCATTGCCAGCCCCATTCTCTACCCGCATTTGGATATTTTCGGTCGAGAGCATTCGGTAAGGAAACCCGGCCCAGCCCCCGTTCTAGATCCGCTTCATGCTGCGCGCGGGCTTCTCGAAGATGCTGAGCCAACGAATCTCGGACCGCGCTGGGCAGCATGGTATAGCGATCTTTGTTTCCTTTTCCTGATCGAACGACGATCTCGTTGCGAGAGAAGTCGATATCTTTGACCCGCAGTCGACAGCATTCCATCAGTCGCAAACCACCACCGTACAGAAGAATCGCCATCAAACGTGGAACGCCGTTCATCCGATCGATCACGTTCTTGACTTTGTCTTTCGTGAGCACCACCGGGAGCCGTTTTGGTCTTTTCGCCCGGACGACGCCCTCGATGTAGCCGATCTTTTTGCCCAGCACGTCTTTATAAAGAAATAAAAGTGCGTTGAAGGCTTGGTTCTGGGTCGAGGCGCTGACGTGGAGATCGGTTGCAAGAGCGGAAAGAAACCGACCGATTTCCGCCTCGCCCATTTCCGCTGGATGACGCTTATTATTAAAAAAAATAAAACGCTTGATCCAGTGAACGTACGCCTTTTCCGTCATGTAACTGTAATGCCGGGTACGAATCGCCTGGCGGACCTGGTCGAGCAGCCTCGGTTTCGGAGATGTTGGAGGCGGCTGGACGCGGGTTTGCTTCTGTATCCCGCCCTCGATCACGGCGAGTGTGCGGTTCATCGATTTTGACACATGAACGGTTCCCATAGCCTTGCTCCCCTCTTTAAGAGTTGGAACCATTGGAACTTCCGGAACAGTTGGAGCTTCAGTTATTCGATCGTCCCCTGCAAAAACCACCTTCTTCTTACCCGGTCGTAATAAAGCCACAAAAGATCGCCGCGGCGGGTTTCGGCGAAGTAGTAGTCGCGCCGGATCTCGCGGTTCCACCAGCCGCCGGAAAAGATGTACGGCCCGACGAGTCTGTCGACGCTGCCGTGCCTCGGCCCGAGGACGAGCCAGCCGTCCTCGTGGGTGCTGCGGGGGGCGCAGTCCAGGGGGATCGGTTTGGAGAAAATGCGGCGGATCAAAAAGTTCTCGTTCGAGCAGTTCAAGCCGTTCGATCGCTGCGCTCCGTTCAAACCGTCTTCGTTCGAGTCATCCAAATCGTTAGAGCCGTTATCGGGGGAAGCGCTCGAAACGTTTACTCTGGGGAGGGAGATGCGGTCGAGTGATTCCCAGGCGAAGCGGGCTTCGGGAAGATGTCCGTCTGCGAGCCTGGCGCGCACGACGGCCCCTTCCCCGAACTCCGCGCGCAGGCGCGCCAGCGCCCGGTTGGCGGCCTCGAGGTCGCGCGCCGGCCTTTCGGCGAACAGCCGGAGCTGCTCGCGCGTCGCCGGGCATTCCTCGGCGCTGAGCGCGACCTCCGTAACGCCCCCCGCGAGCTGCAACGACTCCAGCCGAAGGCGCACCAGATCGAGGATCTGCGCCTCGTCCAGCGTCGGCGCCGCGGGGCGCAACCGCTCCTCGATCCTTCCGCCCCGATCGATCAAAAGCGAGAGCCTCAAGGCCAGCAGCGCCCGGCCGCGCGCCGCCACAGCCGCGAGCACGGGGCGGAGGAGCTGCTTGACCAGGAAGAGCAGGCGCGCGGAGTCGCTTTCCGGGCCGTCCAGGATGTGCCGCTCTCCGGCGGGCTCCTCGGGTCTGGCCGGGTCGAGCGGCGCCCAGAGATCGCCCGAGGCCATCCGGTGGAGGCGGTAGGCCGCCGCTCCGAAGCGCTCGTAGAGGCCGACTGCCGGCAGCTCGAGCAGCTCCCCGACGGTGGTGACGCCGAGCTTGAAGAGCGCGTCGCGAAACTCGGGCTCGATCTCCAGGCGCGCGAGCGGCACACTCTCCGCGGCCCGTTTTTCCTCTGCCGGATCGCGAAAGACCGTGATCCCCTGTCTCGTCCTGGCCGCGGCATAGGTGCCGAAGCGGCTGAAGCCTACCGCCACGGCGGCGCTGAACTTCTGCGCCGCGACGTCCGAACGAATCGCGGCTGCCCACTGCTTCGGCGAGGCGTAGAGGCGGCCGAGCCCGTCGCCGTCGAGCCAGAAAACCCCGGCCTCTTCCGCCGAGGGCTCGACGCGTGGAGAAAACCGCATCAATCGACCGCACAGCGTCTCGACCGCCGCCTCGACCTCGCGCGATGAGACCGCGCCGGCGCGCAACCCGGCCGCCAGAGCGAGCGCGGCGGAAAAGCTGAGCCCGGGAAGCACGCCCGCCCGGCGGGCTCTTTCGTTGACGCAGAGGACCGGCGCCTGCGGCCTGTTCTCGGCGACCACGGCGGCGGGATGGGAAGCCCACTCCGGGTGGCGCCTCAGCAGGATCTGCAGCGGGAACGCCGCGAGATTAGCGCAGGCCAGCCGGCCCATGGCAAACCTCCGTGTGACTCCACGTCGGCCCGCGCCGCTTGTCCTTGAGCACGCGCAACGCGCACGTGAAGCGGCGGGCCTCCGCCCGGTTGCGCTCCGCCTGGACGCGCAGCGAAACCAGCGAGCTCAGGGAAAAACGCCGCCGCTCCTTGGCCGTCAGGCAGACCAGGGCGGTATGGTGGTGGTGGGCCAAGCCGCACAGCCGGCTCTGAAGCGGCATGGGAACGTCGGCCTCGCCGAGGTCGAGCACGACGAGGCCGAAGCCGCCGGAGCGCAACAGCTTCTCCCCGGCGCGAGCGATCTGCTCGGGCCGGCCCACGCGCACGACGGCGAGCGCACCGAGATCGACCCCCCGCTCCGCCGCGTCGGGCGGATAGAACGAGCTTTCCTCGAGCGTGACCCAGCCCACCGCCTCGCCGCGCTGCTGCGCCTGGAGGACCAGGCCGAAGGCGGCCGTCAGCGCGGCCGACGCCCCGGCGCCCGAGATCTCGACGAAGCGACCGGATAAGGCAGAATGAGACCATGGTGAAATTTCGACGGCCTGTGAATCAAATTTTCGGGCCGGAGCAAGAAGCATACGAAACGTTCAAGGTTCAAAAGTTCAATGGTTCAAGGTAAAAAACGAGAAAGCTACAGATCCACCCCATCTTTGTATTTCGAACCTCTCATTCCGCTGCGCTTCAGATATTGGATCAGATTGCCGATCATGCCCGACAGCCGTTTGAATGAACTGAGCAACTTCTCCGCGTCGCTTTCCGAAATATAGCCCTGGTCGAGAGCGACGCAGAGCTGGGAACGTACTTCTCCGCAGGACCCTTTGGCGACGTAAAGAAACTGCATGAACTCCTGATTGCCGCCTCGTTCGAAACCTTCGGCGATGTTCGACATGATTGAAACCACCGCACTCCGAATCTGGCTGCGGAGACTGAAATCTCGCCGAAACTTCGGAGGCGCCGTCAGACGATAAATTTCCTGAACCAGACGGCGCGCCTCTCTCCAGATCTCCAGATCCTCGAAGTGTTCTACGCGCATGGGCGTCCCTTGCGTTGAGAATTTTATTTGTCGAAATTTTCTAAACCTTGAACTTTTGAACCATTGAACCCTTGAACTCTTAAAATTTCCTCACCAGTCCCACCACCTTTCCCAGGATGCGGAACTCGCCGCGGGAGACGGTGATCGGCTCGTACCTGTCGTTCTCCGCCCGGAGGATGACCTTTCCCTCCTCCTTGTAGAACCGCTTCAGGGTCGCCTCTCCTTCGATCAACGCGCAGACGATGTCGCCGCTCTCCGCCGCCGACTGCTGCTTGACGATCACGCGGTCGCCTTCGAGAATCCCGGCGCCGATCATGCTGTCTCCCTTGACCGTCAGGGCGAAGAGCTTCCCCGAGCCCATGTCGTCGGGGATCCTCAGGATCCCCTCGACGTTTTCCTCGCTGAGCAGGGGCTTTCCGGCAGCGATCTTGCCGACGATCGGGATCTCGCGGAGCGAGACGGCCGCGGGCCGCCCCGAGGCGTCCATAACCTCGATGGCGCGCTTGCCGACCCGTCGGATGTAGCCCTTCTTCTCCAGGGCCTTGAGGTGGTCGAAGACGCCGTTGGTCGAGGCGATCCGGAACCGGCCGCCGATCTCGGCGATCGACGGGGCATAGCCTTTTTCCCGGATCGACCGCAGGAGAAACTCGTAGATCTCCCTTTGCCGGAGGGTGAGCGCGGGAAGCATGAGACCCGCTATACTGAAAATAATTTCAGGTGTCAAGAGCGTAAAAAATGGTTCAAGCCGTTCAAGCGGTTCAAACCGATTAAAAAAGCGGTCCCCGGACGCTCACCAGAGCGACCGAAGACCCCTGACCGGGAAGAGCAAAAACAGGAAGGCCAGGTTTGTGATTTTCTACCTTGAACTTTTGAACCCTTTGAACCTTTGAACCGCACCGCTTGAACGGAGCGCAGCGGTTGAACGGCTTGAACGGTTTGAACGGGAGCGCAGCGACTATTCGCGCGTTCAGACCCTTTTCCTTTGGTGCGACATGTAGTCGACCAGGAGGTACTCGCCCAGGCGGTCGGGCCGGGTGTAGAAGGCACGGCCCTTGTTGATGCGGGTGAGGTCGTCGACGAAGCCGCGAAGAACCGGGCTGTCGTCGAGCATGAAGGTGTTGATGGTGATGCCCTTGCGGGTGATCCGTTCGGCTTCCTTGAGCGTTTCTTCGGCCGCCCGCTGGCTGATCCCGCCGAAGCTCAGCGGCCACTCGCAGTACAGCCGCCCCTGCCGACAGTACGCCGTCGGCTGGCCGTCGGTGATGACGATCATCTGCTGGTTCGGGCTCGGCCGCCGCTCGAGCAGCTCCGCCGCCAGGTGCAGCCCGTCCTGCAGGTTCGTGAACGGGTCGCCCATGTTCCAGGTGGCCTGCGGCAAATCCTTCGCCTTGAGCTCCACCGCGCGCGTGAAGAAGCCGACGATGCCGAAGTAGTCGCGCGGGTAGAGCGTGCGCACCAGCGCCTCCATCGCCAGCGCCACCTTCTTGGCCGCCGCGAACCGTCCCTCCCAGCTCATCGACCAGCTCATGTCGAGGAGCAGCACCGTCGCCGCGCGGGTGGTGTGCTCGGACTCGTAAACCGAGAAGTCGCCGGGGTCGATCCGCACCGGCACGCCGCCGCCGCGTATCAGCGCGTTCTTGAGCGTCTGGATCATGGCGATCCTGAGCGGGTCTCCCTGCACGTAGGGGCGGGTCTCTTCCGTGATCTGCTCGTGGCTGCCGCGGCGGTTGAGCGAATGGCGCCCGATGCCGTCGCGCCGGAGCTGGCGGTAGATGTCGCGCAGCGCGAGCTGGCCCACGCGCCGCACCGCACGCGGCGTGAGCTCGAAGCGCTCGCCCTGCTCCACCACGTAGCCGCCCTCCTCGAGCAGGGACTGCATCCGCATGATCCCCTCGAAGTCCTGCTTCGGATCGCCGCCGAGGAGCTTTTCGAGGAGCTCCCTGTCGACGTCCTTGAGCTGCATGCTGGAGAGCTGCCCTTCGAGCCGGCGCAGCTCCTCCATGCGCTCCATGATCTCCATCGACTTCTGGAAGTCCGCCGGCGTCTGGCCGCGGAACAGGCTACCCTCGCGCCGGAGCCAGTTCTCCAGCTTGCGGATCTTGTCGAGGTCCTGGAGCAGTTTCCGGAACTCTTCCTCGGCGCGGGAGCTCTCGAACTCGTAGGCGGCGAGCTTCTCGACCGCTTCGCTCACCTTGCGCGGCAGGTCCTCGAGAAACTCCCGCTTGGCGCGGGTCTCCCGCCCCGCCTGATCCATCTCGTCCAGGGCGCGCCGCTCCTCCTCCACCACCGACTCCAGCCGCTCCTCCAGCTCGTCCATCGCGGACTGCAGCCGGTACTGGTCGTAGAGCTTGCGCATCTCCCGGGCGATCTGGGAGAGCAGGTCGTCGAGTCCCTTGGTCTGCTTCTCGCCGCGCTTCAGCCCCTTCTGCATCAGCCGCCGCATCGCCTGCTGCAGGTCGCCGCTGTCGTTCATGTAGTCGTTGAGCTGGTCGAAGACGGTTTCGGCGTCGAGTCCCTCGCGTCCGGAACCGTTCCAGCGGCTGTACCGAAAGTGCACCACGGCTTACCCGTTTCGGCGGCGCTATTTCCCGTAGGTCGCGCGGCCGCCCTCGATTTCCTTGTTCAGCTTCTGGTGGAGATGGAGCCCCTCCAGGACGAACTCCGTGGCCGACGCCATGAGCGCCGGCGACTCCTGGATCCCGAGCGTGCGGATCGCCTCCTTGAGGCCCGGGATCTCCTTGATCCCTTCCAGATAGTCCTGCGACGGCATCTGGTCCGAAACCTCCACCCCCCAGCCCGAATTGAAGTAGTCTACCACTTTTTGCAGCGAATTGAGAGTGAAATGCTGGTCGAAGACCTTGAGGATCGCCCGGTTGAGGAGCTTCTCGATCAGCTCGTCCTCCTTCTTGTCCTCGCCCACGTACTCCAGCTCGATCTTGCCGCTGGTCGAGGCGAGCACCGAGTGGAGGTCGCTGATGCGCGGGACGATCTCCCCCTCGTTGCACCGCAGCGCCCGCTTCTCGGCGTTGCTCACCAGCGTCTCGTAATTGTTGATGGTCACGCGCACGCTCACGCCCGAGGACTGGTTGATCTCGGTCGATTTGCGGGCTTCGAACGTGAGCTGCCCGAGGATCTGCTTCATGAACTCCGGCACCTCGACCTTGCGGCTGCGCCGGTCGATCGGGACCGCCTCCTGCTCCATGATACGCAGCTCGTCCTCGATGCTCTTCGGATAGTGCGTCCGGATCTGGACGTCGAAGCGGTCCTTCAGCGGCGTGATGATGCGCCCGCGGCTGGTGTAGTCCTCCGGGTTGGCGCTCGCCACGATGACCACGTCCAGGGGAAGGCGGATCTTGTACCCCTTGATCTGGACGTCCTTCTCCTCCATGAGGTTGAAGAGGCCCACCTGCACTTTCTCGGTGAGGTCGGGCAGCTCGTTGATCGCGAAGATCCCGCGGTTGGTGCGCGGCACCAACCCGTAGTGGATCGTCTCCTCGTCGGCCAGGTAGCGGCCTTCGGCGACCTTGATCGGATCGATCTCGCCCACCAGGTCGGCGATCGAGACGTCCGGCGTCGCCAGCTTTTCCGCGTAGCGCGCGTCGCGGTCGATCCAGTCGATCGGCAGGTCGTCGCCCATTTCCTGGGCCTTGCGGCGGCAGACGCGGCAGATCGGGCGGTAGGGGTTGTCGTTGATCTCGCAACCCTGGACGATCGGAATCCGTTCGTCGAGCAGGCTCACCAGCCCGCGGATGATGCGGGACTTGCCCTGACCCCGTTCTCCCAGGAACACCATGTGGTGGCCCGACAGGATGGCGTTTTCGATCTCCGGGATGACCGTTTCGTCGTACCCGACGATGCCGGGCAGGATCCGCTTGCCGCTCTGCAGCGCCTGCACCAGATTCTTGCGCATCTCTTCGCGAACCGGCAGCACGGCGATGCCGGCCTTCTTGAGCTCTCCCAGGGTCTTTGCCTCGTTCACGTCGATCCGCCTCCTTGGTCGGTGTTCGCGCCGTCAGATGTCCGGGTCGTTCCCGTCTCTTCTAGGGTAGCAGATTTTCAAAGAAAGAGCGCAGTCGGTCATAGCTGTCGGCCAGGTGCTGTGGCATCACGCGGGTGTCGCTGAGGACCGGCATGAAATTGGTGTCGCCCTCCCACCGCGGCACGATGTGCCAGTGGAGGTGGTCCTCCACCCCGGCCCCGGCGCACTTGCCGAGGTTCATGCCGATGTTGATACCGCCCGGCTTCAGCGCCCGCCGGATGATGTCGACCGAGCGCCGGAGCGTCTCGTTCAGGTCGACGTATTCCTCGTTGGAAAGGCTCGAAAGGTCCTTCTCGTGCCGCTTCGGGGCCACCAGAAGATGGCCGTTGTTATACGGGTACTTGTTGAGCATCACCCCCGTGTGCGGCGTCTGCGCCAGAACCAGGGCCTCGCGCCAGTCGCTCTGGCGGAAATTGTCGCAGAAGATGCAGCCCGATTCGTCCGCGCCCCGATCGATGTAGACCATCCTCCAGGGCGCCCAGAGCTGCTTCACTCGGAGGCTCCCGTCTGGGGCATCTTGCCGTCCACCCGAAAGCGCAGCTCCTTGCCCACCTTGAAGAACGGAACGCGTTTGGCCGCCACGGAAACCAGCGCGCCGCTCTTGGGGTTGCGCCCCTGGCGCGCGCGACGATGCTTCACGACGAAACTGCCGAAACCGCGGATCTCGATCCGTTCGCCCTGGGCGAGCGCCTCGGTCATGGAGTCGAAGATCGCGTTCAAGATCACTTCCGAGTCTCTGCGCGAAAGATG
The Candidatus Zixiibacteriota bacterium DNA segment above includes these coding regions:
- a CDS encoding DUF5946 family protein, whose translation is MEKVDEATPKRDEISEQQSYEQLQCYTLGHGGLEFIHQHVVDAWAAQHADEQTKPIRLTFALVGLYLHVERGFSG
- a CDS encoding integron integrase, coding for MALLRPGKKKVVFAGDDRITEAPTVPEVPMVPTLKEGSKAMGTVHVSKSMNRTLAVIEGGIQKQTRVQPPPTSPKPRLLDQVRQAIRTRHYSYMTEKAYVHWIKRFIFFNNKRHPAEMGEAEIGRFLSALATDLHVSASTQNQAFNALLFLYKDVLGKKIGYIEGVVRAKRPKRLPVVLTKDKVKNVIDRMNGVPRLMAILLYGGGLRLMECCRLRVKDIDFSRNEIVVRSGKGNKDRYTMLPSAVRDSLAQHLREARAQHEADLERGLGRVSLPNALDRKYPNAGREWGWQWVFPATSHYTDSVTGEKRRHHLHESVLQRAFKEARLKAGVFKPAGCHTLRHSFATHLLENGYDIRTVQELLGHNDVSTTMIYTHVLNRGGKGVRSPADGL
- a CDS encoding DNA polymerase Y family protein, translated to MGRLACANLAAFPLQILLRRHPEWASHPAAVVAENRPQAPVLCVNERARRAGVLPGLSFSAALALAAGLRAGAVSSREVEAAVETLCGRLMRFSPRVEPSAEEAGVFWLDGDGLGRLYASPKQWAAAIRSDVAAQKFSAAVAVGFSRFGTYAAARTRQGITVFRDPAEEKRAAESVPLARLEIEPEFRDALFKLGVTTVGELLELPAVGLYERFGAAAYRLHRMASGDLWAPLDPARPEEPAGERHILDGPESDSARLLFLVKQLLRPVLAAVAARGRALLALRLSLLIDRGGRIEERLRPAAPTLDEAQILDLVRLRLESLQLAGGVTEVALSAEECPATREQLRLFAERPARDLEAANRALARLRAEFGEGAVVRARLADGHLPEARFAWESLDRISLPRVNVSSASPDNGSNDLDDSNEDGLNGAQRSNGLNCSNENFLIRRIFSKPIPLDCAPRSTHEDGWLVLGPRHGSVDRLVGPYIFSGGWWNREIRRDYYFAETRRGDLLWLYYDRVRRRWFLQGTIE
- a CDS encoding recombinase A; protein product: MLLAPARKFDSQAVEISPWSHSALSGRFVEISGAGASAALTAAFGLVLQAQQRGEAVGWVTLEESSFYPPDAAERGVDLGALAVVRVGRPEQIARAGEKLLRSGGFGLVVLDLGEADVPMPLQSRLCGLAHHHHTALVCLTAKERRRFSLSSLVSLRVQAERNRAEARRFTCALRVLKDKRRGPTWSHTEVCHGPAGLR
- a CDS encoding four helix bundle protein, giving the protein MRVEHFEDLEIWREARRLVQEIYRLTAPPKFRRDFSLRSQIRSAVVSIMSNIAEGFERGGNQEFMQFLYVAKGSCGEVRSQLCVALDQGYISESDAEKLLSSFKRLSGMIGNLIQYLKRSGMRGSKYKDGVDL
- the lexA gene encoding transcriptional repressor LexA, yielding MLPALTLRQREIYEFLLRSIREKGYAPSIAEIGGRFRIASTNGVFDHLKALEKKGYIRRVGKRAIEVMDASGRPAAVSLREIPIVGKIAAGKPLLSEENVEGILRIPDDMGSGKLFALTVKGDSMIGAGILEGDRVIVKQQSAAESGDIVCALIEGEATLKRFYKEEGKVILRAENDRYEPITVSRGEFRILGKVVGLVRKF
- a CDS encoding VWA domain-containing protein, with the translated sequence MVHFRYSRWNGSGREGLDAETVFDQLNDYMNDSGDLQQAMRRLMQKGLKRGEKQTKGLDDLLSQIAREMRKLYDQYRLQSAMDELEERLESVVEEERRALDEMDQAGRETRAKREFLEDLPRKVSEAVEKLAAYEFESSRAEEEFRKLLQDLDKIRKLENWLRREGSLFRGQTPADFQKSMEIMERMEELRRLEGQLSSMQLKDVDRELLEKLLGGDPKQDFEGIMRMQSLLEEGGYVVEQGERFELTPRAVRRVGQLALRDIYRQLRRDGIGRHSLNRRGSHEQITEETRPYVQGDPLRIAMIQTLKNALIRGGGVPVRIDPGDFSVYESEHTTRAATVLLLDMSWSMSWEGRFAAAKKVALAMEALVRTLYPRDYFGIVGFFTRAVELKAKDLPQATWNMGDPFTNLQDGLHLAAELLERRPSPNQQMIVITDGQPTAYCRQGRLYCEWPLSFGGISQRAAEETLKEAERITRKGITINTFMLDDSPVLRGFVDDLTRINKGRAFYTRPDRLGEYLLVDYMSHQRKRV
- a CDS encoding magnesium chelatase, giving the protein MNEAKTLGELKKAGIAVLPVREEMRKNLVQALQSGKRILPGIVGYDETVIPEIENAILSGHHMVFLGERGQGKSRIIRGLVSLLDERIPIVQGCEINDNPYRPICRVCRRKAQEMGDDLPIDWIDRDARYAEKLATPDVSIADLVGEIDPIKVAEGRYLADEETIHYGLVPRTNRGIFAINELPDLTEKVQVGLFNLMEEKDVQIKGYKIRLPLDVVIVASANPEDYTSRGRIITPLKDRFDVQIRTHYPKSIEDELRIMEQEAVPIDRRSRKVEVPEFMKQILGQLTFEARKSTEINQSSGVSVRVTINNYETLVSNAEKRALRCNEGEIVPRISDLHSVLASTSGKIELEYVGEDKKEDELIEKLLNRAILKVFDQHFTLNSLQKVVDYFNSGWGVEVSDQMPSQDYLEGIKEIPGLKEAIRTLGIQESPALMASATEFVLEGLHLHQKLNKEIEGGRATYGK
- a CDS encoding HIT domain-containing protein codes for the protein MKQLWAPWRMVYIDRGADESGCIFCDNFRQSDWREALVLAQTPHTGVMLNKYPYNNGHLLVAPKRHEKDLSSLSNEEYVDLNETLRRSVDIIRRALKPGGINIGMNLGKCAGAGVEDHLHWHIVPRWEGDTNFMPVLSDTRVMPQHLADSYDRLRSFFENLLP
- a CDS encoding integration host factor subunit beta, which gives rise to MTKRDLIDEVNKRFPHLSRRDSEVILNAIFDSMTEALAQGERIEIRGFGSFVVKHRRARQGRNPKSGALVSVAAKRVPFFKVGKELRFRVDGKMPQTGASE